From Hartmannibacter diazotrophicus, a single genomic window includes:
- a CDS encoding BMP family ABC transporter substrate-binding protein, producing MKKLLLLAGTAALAVTVASSALAADLKACWVYTGPIGDFGYSYQHDQGRLSVEKEFGDKVETAYVENVAEGPDAERVFERFAREGCGLIFGTSFGFMDPELKVAKKHPDVKFEHATGYKMADNMAIYNARFYEGRYIIGQIAAKMSKSGTAGYIVSFPIPEVVMGINAFMLGAQSVNPDFKVKIIWVNSWFDPGKEADAAKALFDQGADIITQHTDSTAALQVAEERGLLGFGQSSDMIKFAPKAQLTSIVDDWGPYYISRVKEALDGTWKATDTWDGIKEGAVHMADYTNMPDDVKAMAEETEKKIASGELHPFTGPIYNQAGELVLKDGEVMADKDLLGMNWYIKGIDDKLPQ from the coding sequence ATGAAAAAGCTGCTTCTTCTGGCCGGCACGGCGGCCCTCGCTGTGACCGTCGCCTCGTCGGCCCTTGCGGCCGATCTCAAGGCTTGCTGGGTCTACACCGGCCCGATCGGTGACTTCGGCTATTCCTACCAGCACGACCAGGGGCGCCTGTCGGTGGAGAAGGAATTCGGCGACAAGGTCGAGACGGCCTATGTGGAGAATGTCGCCGAAGGCCCTGACGCCGAGCGCGTCTTCGAGCGCTTCGCCCGCGAGGGCTGCGGCCTCATCTTCGGCACCTCCTTCGGCTTCATGGACCCGGAGCTGAAGGTTGCCAAGAAGCACCCGGACGTGAAGTTCGAGCATGCGACCGGCTACAAGATGGCCGACAACATGGCGATCTATAACGCCCGCTTCTATGAGGGCCGTTACATCATCGGCCAGATCGCGGCGAAGATGTCGAAGTCCGGCACGGCCGGCTACATCGTCTCCTTCCCGATCCCGGAAGTCGTGATGGGCATCAACGCCTTCATGCTCGGCGCGCAGAGCGTCAATCCCGACTTCAAGGTCAAGATCATCTGGGTCAATTCCTGGTTCGATCCGGGCAAGGAAGCGGACGCGGCCAAGGCGCTGTTCGACCAGGGCGCCGACATCATCACCCAGCACACCGATTCCACCGCCGCCCTGCAGGTGGCCGAGGAGCGCGGCCTACTGGGCTTCGGCCAGTCGTCCGACATGATCAAGTTCGCCCCGAAGGCGCAGCTCACCTCGATCGTCGACGACTGGGGTCCCTATTACATCAGCCGCGTGAAGGAGGCCCTCGACGGCACCTGGAAGGCGACGGACACGTGGGACGGCATCAAGGAAGGCGCCGTTCACATGGCCGACTACACCAACATGCCCGACGACGTGAAGGCGATGGCCGAAGAGACCGAGAAGAAGATCGCGTCCGGCGAACTGCATCCCTTCACCGGACCGATCTACAACCAGGCCGGCGAGCTCGTGCTCAAGGACGGCGAGGTCATGGCCGACAAGGACCTGCTCGGCATGAACTGGTACATCAAGGGCATCGACGACAAGCTGCCCCAGTAA
- a CDS encoding allantoate amidohydrolase — protein MRAQSLLVVLGSISDDPTHLTRLYLSPSHRRAADFVGDWMRTAGLKTSMDALGTVRGSLDATSPGPNAGRRLLIGSHIDTVTNAGSYDGTAGVVIGILAVDEIRRRGIKLPFGIDVLAFGDEEGVRFPTTLLSSSAIAGTITAEMLLKSDRDGVSVRKALMDFGCDPDKIDEAAYDRDEVLGYLEVHIEQGPVLEHEKLPLGVVTSIAGQTRFKCIVLGEAGHAGTSPMGLRRDALAASAEIMGEIERFAREGREHSLVATVGQLIVSPGAVNVVPARVDFSLDVRAATDQPRLDAIAAIRTAAREIAERRHVAVMIESYHESQTTPCATHLQDGFASGIERLGLPVLRLTSGAGHDGHAVQHLTDVGMLFVRCRGGISHNPKEFAEPDDLGLAVEALVGAIEHLAGHFGGDS, from the coding sequence GTGCGGGCGCAGAGTCTTCTGGTCGTTCTCGGCAGTATCTCCGACGATCCCACCCATCTGACGCGGCTCTATCTCTCGCCGTCGCACCGGCGGGCGGCCGATTTCGTCGGCGATTGGATGCGCACCGCCGGCCTCAAGACGTCGATGGATGCGCTGGGGACCGTGCGCGGCTCGCTCGACGCCACGTCGCCGGGACCGAATGCCGGCCGACGCCTGCTGATCGGCTCGCATATCGATACCGTCACCAATGCCGGCAGCTACGACGGAACGGCCGGCGTCGTGATCGGTATCCTGGCGGTGGATGAAATCCGGCGGCGGGGCATCAAGCTGCCCTTCGGGATCGACGTCCTCGCCTTCGGTGACGAGGAGGGCGTGCGGTTTCCGACGACGCTTCTGTCTTCCTCCGCCATTGCCGGCACGATCACGGCTGAAATGCTGCTGAAGTCGGACAGAGACGGCGTCAGCGTCCGCAAGGCGCTCATGGATTTCGGCTGCGACCCGGACAAGATCGACGAGGCCGCCTACGACCGGGACGAGGTGCTCGGCTATCTGGAGGTCCACATCGAGCAGGGGCCGGTGCTGGAGCATGAAAAGCTGCCGCTCGGCGTCGTCACCTCGATCGCCGGCCAGACCCGTTTCAAATGCATCGTGCTCGGCGAGGCCGGCCATGCCGGCACATCGCCGATGGGCCTTCGCCGCGATGCGCTTGCCGCCAGCGCCGAAATCATGGGCGAGATCGAGCGGTTCGCCCGCGAGGGACGCGAGCACAGCCTGGTCGCGACCGTCGGCCAGTTGATCGTCTCACCGGGCGCCGTCAACGTCGTTCCGGCCCGCGTCGATTTCTCGCTGGATGTGCGCGCTGCGACCGATCAGCCGCGCCTCGATGCCATCGCCGCCATTCGCACCGCCGCCCGGGAGATCGCCGAGCGCCGCCATGTCGCCGTGATGATCGAGAGCTACCACGAGAGCCAGACGACCCCATGCGCCACTCATCTGCAGGACGGTTTTGCGTCCGGTATCGAAAGGCTTGGCCTGCCGGTCCTGCGGCTGACGTCCGGGGCTGGCCACGACGGTCATGCGGTCCAGCATCTCACCGATGTCGGGATGCTGTTCGTGCGCTGCCGTGGCGGCATCAGCCACAACCCGAAAGAATTTGCCGAGCCCGATGATCTGGGGCTAGCGGTCGAGGCCCTGGTGGGTGCCATCGAGCATCTTGCCGGCCACTTTGGAGGAGACTCATGA
- a CDS encoding ABC transporter permease, with translation MVRMELVKRPEMSRKMMLLSPLIAVGLTVIAAAIVFALQGQNPVLGIYYFFLEPISSLWGLEQLVTKATPLVLVALGLSLCYLSNNWNIGAEGQLTMGAIVGSMLPVLAPDFASPIVFPLMLIMAAAGGAAYAMIPAGLKVKFGTNEILTSLMLVYCSTYFLDWLVRGPWRSPTGYNFPITVDFNEAAVLNSYDIGGVYLNASALIALIAVAVLAVLLKMTLKGFEIRVLGQSPRAGAFAGFSSKKMTLFTFAVSGALAGLAGMMVVMSELQKLQPVISPGYGFTAIIVAFLGRLNPVGILIAGFVIAISYLGGEAIQTSMQISSKVATVLQGMLLFFVLACDTFILYRVRFTRPRASGETAHA, from the coding sequence ATGGTCCGGATGGAACTCGTCAAACGGCCGGAAATGAGCCGAAAGATGATGCTGCTCTCGCCGCTGATCGCGGTGGGACTGACGGTCATCGCCGCAGCCATCGTCTTCGCGCTGCAGGGCCAAAATCCCGTTCTCGGCATCTACTATTTTTTCCTGGAGCCGATTTCCTCGCTCTGGGGACTGGAGCAACTCGTCACCAAGGCGACGCCGCTCGTCCTCGTCGCGCTCGGGCTGTCGCTCTGCTACCTCTCCAACAACTGGAACATCGGCGCCGAGGGTCAGCTCACGATGGGGGCGATCGTCGGGTCCATGCTGCCGGTGCTGGCGCCGGATTTCGCCAGCCCCATCGTCTTCCCGCTGATGCTGATCATGGCGGCGGCGGGCGGCGCGGCCTACGCAATGATCCCGGCGGGCCTCAAGGTCAAATTCGGCACCAACGAGATCCTGACGAGCCTGATGCTCGTCTACTGTTCGACCTACTTTCTCGACTGGCTGGTGCGCGGGCCATGGCGCTCGCCGACGGGCTACAACTTCCCGATCACGGTCGATTTCAACGAGGCGGCCGTCCTCAATTCCTATGACATCGGCGGCGTCTATCTCAACGCCTCGGCGCTGATCGCCCTCATCGCCGTGGCCGTGCTCGCCGTGCTCCTGAAGATGACGCTCAAGGGCTTCGAAATCCGCGTCCTCGGCCAGAGCCCGAGGGCAGGGGCCTTCGCCGGTTTCTCGTCGAAAAAAATGACGCTCTTCACCTTTGCTGTGTCCGGGGCGCTGGCCGGTCTTGCCGGCATGATGGTGGTGATGAGCGAACTCCAGAAGCTGCAGCCGGTCATCTCGCCCGGCTACGGCTTCACGGCGATCATCGTCGCCTTCCTCGGCCGGCTTAATCCGGTCGGCATCCTGATCGCCGGCTTCGTGATCGCGATCTCCTATCTCGGCGGTGAGGCGATCCAGACGTCGATGCAGATTTCCTCGAAGGTGGCGACGGTGCTGCAGGGCATGCTGCTCTTCTTCGTTCTCGCCTGCGACACCTTCATTCTCTACCGCGTGCGCTTCACCCGTCCGCGTGCCAGCGGGGAGACCGCTCATGCTTGA
- a CDS encoding ABC transporter permease: MLDITPFLLTVITAATPLLLASVGELVTERSGVLNLGVEGMMVMGAVAGFAGAVTTGSPLVGVLLGMMAGVATSLVFAFVTLTLVANQVASGLALTLFGLGLSGLIGESYVGQPGVKLPGLDIPVLTDLPVVGKLIFGQDVLVYLSFALVIGVNWFLFRTRAGLILRSVGDNHTSAHALGYSVIKVRYLAVMFGGACAGLGGAYLSTAYTPLWVENMSAGRGWIALALVVFSSWLPGRLVIGAYLFGGVSILQLYAQPLGLGVPSQFMSMLPYLATIVVLVAISRNTRATRFNTPACLGTPFVPDR, encoded by the coding sequence ATGCTTGACATCACCCCCTTCCTGCTGACGGTCATCACGGCGGCAACGCCGCTGCTGCTCGCCTCCGTCGGCGAACTCGTGACGGAGCGTTCCGGTGTCCTCAACCTCGGTGTCGAGGGCATGATGGTGATGGGCGCCGTCGCGGGGTTCGCCGGGGCGGTCACCACGGGAAGCCCGCTCGTCGGAGTTCTGCTGGGCATGATGGCGGGCGTCGCGACGAGCCTCGTCTTCGCCTTCGTGACCCTGACGCTGGTCGCCAACCAGGTGGCGAGCGGTCTTGCCCTGACGCTCTTCGGCCTCGGCCTTTCGGGCCTGATCGGCGAATCCTATGTCGGCCAGCCGGGCGTCAAGCTGCCGGGCCTCGACATTCCCGTGCTCACGGACCTTCCCGTCGTCGGCAAGCTGATCTTCGGGCAGGACGTGCTCGTCTACCTCTCCTTTGCCCTCGTCATTGGGGTGAACTGGTTCCTGTTCCGCACGCGGGCCGGCCTGATCCTGCGCTCGGTCGGCGACAACCACACCTCGGCGCATGCGCTGGGCTACTCGGTGATCAAGGTGCGCTATCTCGCGGTCATGTTCGGCGGTGCGTGCGCGGGCCTTGGCGGGGCGTATCTGTCGACGGCCTATACGCCGCTCTGGGTGGAGAACATGTCCGCCGGCCGCGGCTGGATCGCGCTGGCGCTGGTCGTCTTTTCCTCGTGGCTGCCGGGCCGGCTCGTGATCGGCGCCTATCTCTTCGGCGGCGTCTCGATCCTGCAGCTCTATGCCCAGCCGCTCGGGCTTGGGGTGCCTTCGCAGTTCATGTCGATGCTGCCGTATCTTGCGACGATCGTCGTTCTCGTGGCGATCTCGCGCAACACGCGGGCGACACGTTTCAACACGCCGGCCTGCCTCGGCACGCCTTTCGTTCCGGACCGCTGA
- a CDS encoding ABC transporter ATP-binding protein, with product MSATGDAGAATAEGGLLLQARHIVKRFGDNVANDDVSLSLAPGEIHALLGENGAGKSTLVKILYGALQPNSGEIIWKGQPVTIGSPAEARKLGIGMVFQHFSLFDALTVAENIALASPKGTPMAELSAAIEKVSAEYGLPLKADDRVADLPVGIRQRVEIARCLLQSPDLIIMDEPTSVLTPQEADQLFLTLRRLASEGCAILYISHRLEEVRALCHKATVMRRGKMVGYADPTKETVASLARMMVGSEISEVSRTTSERGNPRLALVNLDIPAKDHFGVSLNRINLEVCAGEIIAIAGVAGNGQGELFDAISGEVRTLNGGSVVIDGEPVGTLGVNDRRKRGAAFVPEERLGHGAVPGMPLSDNVVLTRHSTKDGLVVTGLMKIARAIEIVGAVTDRFDVRKGVPDPEARALSGGNLQKFVVGREVDRKPGVLVVSQPTWGVDAGAAAVIRQSLIDLARSGSAVLVISQDLDEIFEVADRIAVISRGYLSAPKPAGEMTRETIGLLMAGGAEKEEARV from the coding sequence ATGAGTGCGACAGGCGATGCCGGAGCTGCGACGGCTGAAGGAGGTCTGCTCCTTCAGGCCCGCCATATCGTGAAACGCTTTGGCGACAACGTCGCCAATGACGACGTCAGCCTGTCGCTCGCGCCCGGCGAAATCCACGCGCTGCTGGGTGAAAACGGCGCCGGCAAGTCGACGCTGGTGAAGATCCTCTACGGCGCTTTGCAGCCCAACAGCGGCGAGATCATCTGGAAGGGACAGCCGGTGACGATCGGCTCGCCCGCCGAGGCAAGAAAGCTCGGCATCGGCATGGTTTTCCAGCATTTTTCGCTGTTCGATGCCCTGACGGTCGCCGAGAATATCGCCCTAGCGAGCCCCAAGGGCACACCGATGGCCGAGTTATCCGCTGCCATCGAAAAGGTCTCCGCCGAATACGGCCTGCCGCTGAAGGCCGACGACCGCGTGGCGGACCTGCCCGTCGGCATCCGCCAGCGGGTGGAGATCGCGCGCTGCCTGTTGCAGTCGCCGGACCTCATCATCATGGACGAGCCGACCTCGGTGCTGACGCCGCAGGAGGCCGACCAGCTCTTCCTGACGCTGAGGCGTCTCGCCTCGGAGGGCTGTGCGATCCTCTATATCTCCCATCGGCTCGAGGAAGTGCGCGCGCTCTGCCACAAGGCGACGGTGATGCGCCGGGGCAAGATGGTGGGCTATGCCGATCCGACCAAGGAGACGGTGGCCTCGCTCGCCCGGATGATGGTCGGCAGCGAGATTTCCGAGGTGAGCCGGACGACCTCCGAGCGCGGCAACCCGCGCCTTGCCCTCGTCAATCTCGATATCCCGGCCAAGGATCATTTCGGCGTCTCGCTCAACCGGATCAACCTGGAAGTCTGCGCCGGCGAGATCATCGCCATCGCGGGTGTTGCCGGCAACGGCCAGGGCGAGCTTTTCGACGCGATTTCCGGCGAGGTTCGTACCCTCAACGGCGGTTCGGTGGTGATCGACGGCGAGCCGGTCGGCACGCTCGGGGTCAACGACCGGCGCAAGCGCGGCGCGGCCTTCGTGCCGGAGGAGCGGCTTGGCCATGGCGCGGTTCCGGGCATGCCGCTTTCCGACAATGTGGTCCTGACGCGCCATTCCACCAAGGACGGGCTCGTCGTGACCGGCCTGATGAAGATCGCCCGTGCGATCGAGATCGTCGGGGCCGTCACCGATCGCTTCGACGTGCGCAAGGGCGTGCCGGATCCGGAGGCGCGGGCGCTTTCCGGCGGCAACCTGCAGAAATTCGTCGTCGGACGCGAGGTCGACCGCAAGCCCGGCGTTCTCGTCGTCTCGCAGCCGACCTGGGGTGTCGACGCGGGCGCTGCGGCGGTCATCCGCCAGTCGCTGATCGATCTGGCGCGCAGCGGCTCGGCGGTTCTCGTCATCAGCCAGGATCTCGACGAGATCTTCGAGGTTGCGGACCGCATCGCGGTGATCTCGCGCGGCTATCTCTCCGCGCCCAAGCCGGCCGGCGAGATGACGCGCGAAACCATCGGCCTCCTGATGGCCGGCGGAGCGGAAAAAGAGGAGGCGCGGGTCTGA
- a CDS encoding urate hydroxylase PuuD has product MSTFIADWLNILLRWAHLVVGITWIGTSFYFIALDLSLRAREKMTPGVFGTAWQVHGGGFYHVEKFTVAPEFLPEDLQWFKWDAYLTWVTGFGLLITQYYFNASAYLIDQSILPMRPSEAILISVLSLVGGWFLYDWLCRSRIGQNTPLLATIVFVGIVGAAYGFTHVFSGRGAFIHVGALVGTIMACNVFMIIVPNQRKIVGALMKGEEPDGKYGKIGKQRSVHNNYLTLPVLLMMVSNHYPLLTGHSNSWLIVALILIIGAMVRHFINRHEAGDHFKEIGWTLPVAAIGLMIAIVMTAPRTDPAVAGMEVSDTEVMTIVGKHCVMCHADHPAHEGFDEPPKGVVLTSVDKLRQFGPVVEMQAVKSNTMPLGNETGMTEEERQQLGAWIAAQ; this is encoded by the coding sequence ATGTCCACATTCATTGCCGACTGGCTCAATATTCTTCTGCGTTGGGCGCATCTGGTGGTCGGCATCACGTGGATCGGAACATCCTTCTATTTCATCGCCCTCGATCTTTCGCTGCGCGCCCGGGAGAAGATGACGCCGGGCGTTTTCGGCACCGCCTGGCAGGTGCACGGCGGCGGCTTCTATCACGTGGAGAAATTCACGGTCGCGCCGGAGTTCCTGCCCGAGGACCTGCAGTGGTTCAAGTGGGACGCCTATCTCACCTGGGTCACGGGCTTCGGCCTTCTGATCACCCAGTATTATTTCAACGCCTCGGCCTATCTCATCGACCAGTCGATCCTGCCGATGCGGCCCTCCGAGGCGATCCTCATTTCCGTTCTGTCGCTCGTCGGCGGCTGGTTCCTCTATGACTGGCTTTGCCGCTCGAGGATCGGGCAGAACACGCCGCTTCTGGCGACGATCGTCTTCGTTGGCATCGTCGGGGCCGCCTATGGCTTCACCCACGTCTTTTCCGGCCGCGGCGCCTTCATCCACGTCGGCGCACTGGTCGGCACGATCATGGCCTGCAACGTCTTCATGATCATCGTGCCGAACCAGCGCAAGATCGTCGGTGCGCTGATGAAGGGCGAGGAGCCGGACGGCAAATACGGCAAGATCGGCAAGCAGCGCTCGGTTCACAACAACTACCTGACGCTGCCGGTCCTGCTGATGATGGTGTCCAACCACTATCCGCTGCTGACGGGCCACTCCAATTCCTGGCTGATCGTCGCGCTGATCCTGATTATCGGCGCCATGGTGCGTCATTTCATCAACCGGCATGAGGCGGGCGATCATTTCAAGGAGATCGGCTGGACGCTCCCGGTCGCGGCGATCGGTCTCATGATCGCCATCGTCATGACGGCGCCGCGCACGGATCCGGCCGTTGCCGGCATGGAGGTCTCCGATACCGAGGTGATGACCATCGTCGGCAAGCACTGCGTCATGTGCCATGCCGATCATCCGGCGCATGAGGGCTTTGACGAGCCGCCGAAGGGCGTCGTGCTGACCTCCGTCGACAAGCTCAGGCAGTTTGGGCCGGTGGTCGAGATGCAGGCGGTCAAGTCCAACACCATGCCGCTCGGCAACGAGACGGGCATGACAGAGGAAGAGCGCCAGCAGCTTGGCGCGTGGATTGCCGCGCAATGA
- a CDS encoding ArgE/DapE family deacylase produces the protein MKSLIDAAFDDEVAFLQELVRVPSDNPPGDCDPHAEKAAELLEEMGFTVERHPVPEPFVIQNGMKSVTNLIVRQSFGEGTGPVIALNAHGDVVPPGEGWTADPYGAEIRNGAIYGRGVAVSKSDFATYAFALKALMASDLPLNGTIELHLTYDEEAGGFVGPKWLLEHELSKPDYAFSAGFSYAITTAHNGCLHLEVVVRGQQAHAAMPESGVDALEAATPILAALYAERHRLNVTVSGQKGIGSPKLTVGLISGGINTNVVPDRVVMRLDRRLIPEENGAEVETALINLIETAAPKIEGLEVECRRIMLAEPLRPIEGVDKLVAAVAKHATDVLGVEVGPTGVPLYTDARHYAAAGIPTILYGAGPRSILEANAHSADEHLEISDLRAATEVVALALADLLKA, from the coding sequence ATGAAATCGCTGATCGATGCCGCCTTCGACGACGAGGTGGCCTTTCTGCAGGAACTGGTCCGGGTGCCGAGCGACAATCCTCCGGGCGACTGCGACCCGCATGCGGAGAAGGCGGCTGAACTTCTGGAGGAGATGGGCTTCACGGTCGAGCGTCACCCCGTTCCCGAGCCCTTCGTCATCCAGAACGGCATGAAGAGCGTCACCAACCTCATCGTCCGGCAAAGCTTCGGTGAGGGGACCGGTCCCGTGATCGCGCTCAACGCACACGGCGACGTCGTGCCGCCCGGCGAGGGCTGGACGGCCGATCCCTATGGCGCGGAAATCCGCAACGGGGCGATCTACGGGCGCGGTGTTGCCGTGTCGAAGTCGGATTTCGCGACCTATGCCTTTGCGCTCAAGGCGCTGATGGCCAGCGATCTGCCCCTCAACGGCACCATCGAACTGCATCTGACCTATGACGAGGAGGCGGGCGGCTTCGTCGGCCCCAAGTGGCTGCTGGAGCACGAGCTTTCCAAGCCGGACTATGCCTTCTCTGCCGGCTTTTCCTACGCGATCACGACCGCCCACAACGGATGCCTCCATCTGGAGGTGGTCGTGCGCGGGCAGCAAGCGCATGCGGCGATGCCAGAATCCGGCGTCGATGCGCTGGAGGCCGCGACCCCGATCCTCGCCGCGCTCTATGCCGAACGCCATCGCCTCAATGTCACCGTCAGCGGGCAGAAGGGCATCGGTTCGCCGAAGCTGACCGTCGGGCTCATTTCCGGCGGCATCAACACCAACGTCGTTCCGGACCGGGTCGTGATGCGGCTCGATCGCCGCCTGATTCCGGAAGAAAACGGGGCTGAGGTCGAGACGGCACTGATCAACCTCATCGAGACGGCGGCGCCGAAGATCGAGGGGCTCGAAGTGGAATGCCGGCGCATCATGCTGGCCGAGCCGCTGCGTCCCATCGAGGGCGTCGACAAGCTCGTCGCGGCTGTCGCAAAGCACGCGACGGACGTGCTGGGCGTCGAGGTGGGGCCGACGGGCGTTCCGCTCTACACCGATGCCCGCCACTATGCGGCGGCAGGCATTCCGACGATCCTCTACGGTGCGGGCCCGCGCTCGATCCTGGAGGCCAATGCCCATTCGGCCGACGAGCATCTGGAGATCTCGGACCTTCGCGCGGCAACGGAGGTCGTTGCGCTGGCGCTGGCGGATCTGCTCAAGGCCTGA
- the uraD gene encoding 2-oxo-4-hydroxy-4-carboxy-5-ureidoimidazoline decarboxylase: MSSDPLSIEGVNGLPEGRFMAMFGDVAEHSPWVARQAMAGRPFADREAMIQAMTDAIGKAPLEARLALIRAHPDLAGKAAIAGEIAEDSRREQAGVGLDRLTESEYETFQRLNDSYKKRFGFPFILAVKGATKEIILREFQVRVQNDPVAERETALAQIGRIIRFRIEDRVLP; the protein is encoded by the coding sequence ATGAGCAGCGACCCGCTCAGTATCGAGGGCGTCAACGGCCTGCCGGAGGGCCGGTTCATGGCGATGTTCGGCGACGTCGCGGAACATTCGCCCTGGGTCGCGCGACAGGCGATGGCCGGACGCCCCTTTGCGGACCGGGAGGCGATGATCCAAGCCATGACGGACGCGATCGGAAAGGCGCCGCTCGAAGCCCGGCTTGCTCTCATTCGCGCCCATCCGGATCTTGCCGGCAAGGCTGCCATCGCCGGTGAGATCGCCGAGGACTCCCGGCGCGAACAGGCCGGCGTGGGCCTTGATCGGCTGACCGAGAGCGAGTACGAGACCTTTCAGCGTCTCAACGACAGTTACAAGAAGCGGTTCGGTTTTCCGTTCATTCTTGCCGTCAAGGGCGCCACGAAGGAGATCATCCTTCGCGAGTTTCAGGTCCGTGTCCAAAATGATCCTGTCGCCGAACGCGAGACGGCACTGGCGCAGATTGGCCGGATCATTCGTTTTCGCATAGAAGATCGCGTCCTGCCGTGA
- the xdhC gene encoding xanthine dehydrogenase accessory protein XdhC: MSTFARLLPLLDDHPAASLVTVIGTRGSTPREAGTRLVVAPDGSFSGTIGGGRFEYEALAEASAAAASGEDRFFLHRFALGPELGQCCGGAMTIAVEVFSKARRDEVKRLAEAEAGGMTTEADTTSAGGGLFRTILSSGQRRPSAVLRDNGRLVEDFGQPSRQVILFGAGHVGRALMLQMASLPMFRLTWVDGREGQFPPRVPASVTLVDAVDPDAIFADAEPGAFVLIMTHDHALDLAILDAALREGRAAYVGLIGSDTKRARFVSRLKAGGLDRETAESFVCPVGIDGITSKEPAAIAASVIADLLIRDEAMAKAAHGVGRLKAAG, from the coding sequence ATGTCGACCTTCGCCCGCCTGCTCCCGCTTCTCGATGACCACCCGGCCGCAAGCCTGGTGACGGTGATCGGAACGCGCGGGTCCACCCCGCGCGAGGCGGGCACGCGGCTGGTGGTGGCGCCGGACGGCAGCTTTTCCGGCACCATCGGCGGCGGGCGTTTCGAATATGAGGCGCTGGCGGAGGCGTCTGCGGCAGCGGCTAGTGGCGAGGATCGTTTCTTCCTGCATCGCTTCGCGCTCGGTCCGGAACTCGGCCAGTGCTGCGGCGGCGCGATGACCATTGCCGTCGAGGTCTTTTCGAAGGCCCGGCGTGACGAGGTGAAGCGCCTCGCCGAGGCCGAGGCCGGCGGGATGACGACCGAGGCCGACACGACGTCGGCGGGCGGAGGACTTTTCCGCACGATCCTTTCGTCCGGCCAGCGCCGCCCGAGTGCGGTGCTCCGGGACAATGGCCGTCTCGTGGAGGATTTTGGCCAGCCGAGCCGGCAGGTCATTCTCTTCGGCGCGGGTCATGTCGGACGGGCGCTGATGCTGCAGATGGCGAGCCTACCGATGTTCCGCCTCACATGGGTCGATGGGCGCGAGGGGCAGTTTCCGCCGCGCGTTCCGGCAAGTGTGACACTTGTCGATGCGGTCGATCCGGACGCGATCTTCGCGGACGCCGAGCCGGGCGCCTTCGTGCTGATCATGACGCATGATCACGCGCTGGATCTGGCGATCCTCGATGCGGCGCTGCGCGAGGGACGGGCGGCCTATGTCGGCCTCATCGGCTCGGACACGAAGCGGGCGCGTTTCGTCAGCCGCCTCAAGGCGGGCGGGCTCGACAGGGAGACAGCGGAGAGTTTCGTCTGTCCGGTCGGGATCGACGGGATCACTTCGAAGGAACCGGCGGCCATTGCGGCCTCGGTGATCGCCGATCTTCTGATCCGCGATGAGGCGATGGCAAAGGCGGCGCATGGGGTAGGCAGGCTGAAGGCGGCGGGCTGA